The following coding sequences lie in one Drosophila bipectinata strain 14024-0381.07 chromosome XR, DbipHiC1v2, whole genome shotgun sequence genomic window:
- the Usp39 gene encoding ubiquitin carboxyl-terminal hydrolase 39, with amino-acid sequence MKPRQKMAQNQAPAAKRVKLENKPANLLEDDETPSVFNPKYRVCPYLDTINRNLLDFDFEKLCSISLTRINVYACLVCGKYFQGRGTNTHAYTHSVGEAHHVFLNLHTLRFYCLPDNYEIIDSSLDDIKYVLNPTFTRQEIAKLDKVLPKHSRTVDGVLYLPGVVGLNNIKANDYCNVVLHALSHVGPLRDYFLREQNYAHIKRPPGDSMFTLVQRFGELMRKMWNPRNFKAHVSPHEMLQAVVLWSSKRFQITEQGDPIDFLSWFLNTLHRAMKGNKQPNSSILYKIFLGEMQIYTRKIPPVELDDAAKQQLLATDEYKDQVEQTNFIYLTCDLPPPPLFTDEFRENIIPQVNLYQLLGKFNGSAEKEYKTYKDNFMKRFEITRLPQFIILYIKRFTKNTFFLEKNPTIVNFPIKNVDFGDILGMRQRDKNVKDTKYNLVANIVHDGDPKKGTYRAHILHKANGQWYEMQDLHVTEILPQMITLTESYIQIYERSPDSS; translated from the exons ATGAAACCTAGACAAAAAATGGCTCAAAACCAAGCCCCAG CCGCCAAACGCGTCAAGCTGGAGAACAAACCGGCAAATCTGCTCGAGGATGAtg AAACACCCTCGGTCTTCAATCCCAAGTACAGGGTATGCCCCTACCTGGACACCATCAACCGCAATCTGTTGGACTTTGACTTTGAGAAGCTGTGCTCCATTTCGCTGACGAGGATCAATGTGTACGCGTGTCTGGTGTGCGGGAAGTACTTCCAGGGACGCGGCACCAACACCCACGCCTACACGCATTCCGTGGGCGAGGCCCACCACGTGTTCCTCAACCTGCACACGCTACGGTTCTACTGCCTGCCGGACAACTACGAGATCATCGATTCCTCGCTAGACGACATCAAGTACGTACTGAATCCGACGTTTACGCGGCAGGAGATCGCCAAGCTGGACAAGGTGCTGCCCAAGCACTCGCGCACGGTGGACGGCGTGCTGTATTTGCCCGGAGTGGTGGGCCTGAACAACATCAAGGCGAACGACTACTGCAACGTGGTGCTGCACGCCCTGTCCCATGTGGGTCCGCTGCGGGACTACTTCCTGCGCGAGCAGAACTACGCCCACATCAAGCGTCCGCCCGGCGACTCCATGTTCACGCTGGTGCAGCGTTTCGGTGAGCTGATGCGAAAGATGTGGAATCCGCGCAACTTCAAGGCCCACGTGTCGCCGCACGAAATGCTGCAGGCGGTGGTGCTGTGGTCCAGCAAACGGTTCCAGATCACCGAGCAGGGAGACCCCATTGACTTTCTCTCCTGGTTCCTCAACACCCTGCATCGCGCCATGAAGGGCAACAAGCAACCGAACTCGTCCATTCTCTACAAGATCTTTCTCGGGGAAATGCAGATCTACACGAGAAAGATTCCCCCTGTGGAACTGGACGACGCGGCCAAGCAGCAGCTGCTGGCCACCGACGAATACAAGGACCAAGTGGAGCAGACGAACTTCATCTATCTGACCTGCGATctgccaccgccgccgctCTTCACGGACGAGTTCCGCGAGAACATCATTCCGCAGGTGAATCTCTACCAGCTGCTGGGCAAGTTCAACGGCAGTGCGGAGAAGGAGTACAAGACGTACAAGGACAACTTTATGAAGCGCTTCGAGATCACCCGCTTGCCGCAGTTCATCATACTGTACATCAAGCGCTTCACGAAGAACACCTTCTTCCTGGAGAAGAATCCCACCATTGTCAACTTTCCCATCAA AAATGTTGACTTTGGCGACATACTGGGCATGCGGCAGAGGGACAAGAATGTCAAGGACACCAAATACAATCTGGTGGCCAACATTGTCCACGACGGCGACCCCAAGAAGGGCACCTATCGCGCCCATATTCTGCACAAGGCCAACGGCCAGTGGTACGAGATGCAGGACCTCCACGTCACAGAGATCCTGCCGCAGATGATCACGCTCACCGAGTCCTACATCCAAATCTACGAGCGCAGTCCCGACTCGTCGTGA
- the LOC108132501 gene encoding uncharacterized protein produces MSEPTEINSYEQECQRAELLGLQPPDKADFERKRQARMEHEMAEQEAAEAVLLEQQDESLGNVGGKLGELNSILSSTQQKLNRFKQTACGSLTNIFARASSGSVDLTAGAGGSGVPNPATEQQPPPVREQPMAKPPPTAAEVAAAKAAKAKRMDSQLDKLDALINQADNAQIAMSEQTQQMRRLAK; encoded by the exons ATGTCGGAGCCCACAGAGATCAACAGCTACGAGCAGGAGTGCCAGCGGGCGGAGCTCCTGGGCCTCCAGCCGCCAGACAAGGCGGACTTTGAGCGGAAGCGCCAGGCAAGGATGGAGCACGAAATGGCCGAGCAGGAAGCCGCCGAGGCGGTG CTGCTGGAGCAACAGGACGAATCCCTGGGCAACGTGGGCGGCAAGCTGGGCGAGCTCAACAGCATCCTGTCCAGCACTCAGCAGAAGTTGAATCGCTTCAAGCAGACAGCCTGCGGCAGCCTGACGAACATCTTTGCCCGGGCCAGTTCGGGTTCGGTGGATCTGACAGCCGGGGCTGGAGGCAGTGGAGTCCCTAACCCGGCTACGGAGCAGCAGCCACCACCGGTGCGGGAGCAGCCGATGGCCAAGCCACCGCCAACGGCTGCTGAGGTGGCCGCCGCCAAGGCAGCCAAGGCGAAGCGCATGGACTCGCAGCTGGACAAGCTGGACGCGCTCATCAACCAGGCGGACAATGCCCAGATCGCCATGAGCGAGCAGACCCAGCAGATGCGTCGCCTGGCCAAGTAA
- the LOC108132499 gene encoding uncharacterized protein isoform X1: MPLEGLCIELRPNLRSGVVFLQFDHDIGTCNQTRLVIREHNVYISEGSVTTSTPRNDSDSEEEHQEEDDGDSLVIRHDCFGMDIGCISVFVVTGNHISFRFNYSQIDLDALDAGSVQVAMEPLLLSCREDDPFALVCRNCSAELVDNRGYRRLREFPSCVVDPGEFFCHNHGSGCDSKPPSLVPAETDLFYGLNYVVVSLNQTNPNILIREDHLYCRRCMRFLGLAMFNGVAARLWADAVSWLPSGGGSTSPPRHFFKSSSLTQLVKRLLYSLWPQPLPQLCLSTSRAALVTSLPNRCHRYMLIHVVESQLRVLRRVQPHSNKLRCYRACKLYFGLFGSSSQEQPELMQQWQTEQTLPQMEISPDMFQALLERLEANSQLIPLAWRSNASDQQLQLSYFFYENEEDRTERLEVDLMALAKMKLEDQYETDAGHASESDDEHSDTDSDAGHSEVNRKRPFKRYPPTPPRLSLNLSQCSSTSSSSAFSEGK, translated from the coding sequence ATGCCGCTGGAGGGGCTGTGCATCGAGCTGCGCCCGAACCTGCGCAGTGGCGTGGTATTCCTGCAATTCGACCATGACATTGGCACCTGTAACCAGACGCGCCTCGTCATAAGGGAGCACAATGTTTACATTTCTGAGGGCTCCGTCACGACGTCCACGCCCAGAAACGACAGCGACAGTGAGGAGGAGCACCAGGAGGAGGATGACGGGGACTCGTTGGTGATCAGGCACGACTGCTTCGGCATGGACATTGGCTGCATCTCGGTGTTCGTAGTCACGGGGAACCACATCAGCTTTCGCTTCAATTATTCCCAGATAGACCTCGACGCTCTGGATGCTGGCTCCGTCCAAGTGGCCATGGAGCCTCTGCTCCTCTCCTGTCGGGAAGACGACCCCTTCGCCCTCGTCTGTCGCAATTGCAGCGCAGAGTTGGTGGATAATCGCGGTTACCGAAGGCTCCGGGAGTTTCCCAGCTGTGTGGTGGATCCCGGGGAATTCTTCTGCCACAATCATGGATCTGGATGTGACAGCAAGCCGCCCAGCCTGGTCCCGGCGGAGACAGATCTCTTCTACGGTCTGAACTATGTGGTGGTGAGTCTGAACCAGACCAATCCCAACATCCTGATACGCGAAGATCATCTGTACTGTCGACGCTGCATGCGGTTTCTAGGCCTGGCCATGTTCAACGGAGTTGCTGCCCGTCTATGGGCGGATGCTGTGAGTTGGCTGCCATCCGGAGGAGGAAGTACATCCCCGCCCAGACACTTCTTTAAGAGCTCTTCACTGACGCAGCTGGTAAAGCGACTGCTCTACTCCCTGTGGCCCCAGCCGTTGCCGCAGCTCTGCCTGAGCACGAGTCGAGCGGCGCTGGTCACCTCGTTGCCTAACCGCTGCCACCGCTACATGCTCATCCACGTGGTGGAGTCCCAGCTGCGAGTGCTGCGTCGGGTCCAGCCGCATTCGAACAAGCTGCGCTGCTATCGCGCCTGCAAGCTGTACTTTGGGCTCTTTGGATCCTCCAGCCAGGAGCAGCCGGAACTAATGCAGCAGTGGCAGACGGAGCAGACGCTGCCCCAAATGGAGATATCGCCGGACATGTTCCAGGCCCTGCTGGAGCGGCTCGAGGCGAATAGCCAACTCATACCCTTGGCCTGGCGCTCCAACGCGTCCGACCAGCAACTGCAATTGTCGTACTTCTTCTATGAGAACGAGGAGGATCGGACGGAGAGGCTGGAAGTGGACTTGATGGCCTTGGCCAAAATGAAGCTCGAGGATCAGTACGAGACTGATGCGGGGCATGCCAGTGAGAGCGATGATGAGCACTCGGACACGGACTCGGATGCCGGGCACTCGGAGGTGAACAGAAAGCGTCCCTTCAAACGCTACCCGCCCACTCCGCCCCGCCTCAGTCTCAATCTGTCGCAGTGCTCCTCCACCTCGTCCTCGTCGGCCTTCTCGGAGGGGAAGTAG
- the LOC108132499 gene encoding uncharacterized protein isoform X2, with protein MFNGVAARLWADAVSWLPSGGGSTSPPRHFFKSSSLTQLVKRLLYSLWPQPLPQLCLSTSRAALVTSLPNRCHRYMLIHVVESQLRVLRRVQPHSNKLRCYRACKLYFGLFGSSSQEQPELMQQWQTEQTLPQMEISPDMFQALLERLEANSQLIPLAWRSNASDQQLQLSYFFYENEEDRTERLEVDLMALAKMKLEDQYETDAGHASESDDEHSDTDSDAGHSEVNRKRPFKRYPPTPPRLSLNLSQCSSTSSSSAFSEGK; from the coding sequence ATGTTCAACGGAGTTGCTGCCCGTCTATGGGCGGATGCTGTGAGTTGGCTGCCATCCGGAGGAGGAAGTACATCCCCGCCCAGACACTTCTTTAAGAGCTCTTCACTGACGCAGCTGGTAAAGCGACTGCTCTACTCCCTGTGGCCCCAGCCGTTGCCGCAGCTCTGCCTGAGCACGAGTCGAGCGGCGCTGGTCACCTCGTTGCCTAACCGCTGCCACCGCTACATGCTCATCCACGTGGTGGAGTCCCAGCTGCGAGTGCTGCGTCGGGTCCAGCCGCATTCGAACAAGCTGCGCTGCTATCGCGCCTGCAAGCTGTACTTTGGGCTCTTTGGATCCTCCAGCCAGGAGCAGCCGGAACTAATGCAGCAGTGGCAGACGGAGCAGACGCTGCCCCAAATGGAGATATCGCCGGACATGTTCCAGGCCCTGCTGGAGCGGCTCGAGGCGAATAGCCAACTCATACCCTTGGCCTGGCGCTCCAACGCGTCCGACCAGCAACTGCAATTGTCGTACTTCTTCTATGAGAACGAGGAGGATCGGACGGAGAGGCTGGAAGTGGACTTGATGGCCTTGGCCAAAATGAAGCTCGAGGATCAGTACGAGACTGATGCGGGGCATGCCAGTGAGAGCGATGATGAGCACTCGGACACGGACTCGGATGCCGGGCACTCGGAGGTGAACAGAAAGCGTCCCTTCAAACGCTACCCGCCCACTCCGCCCCGCCTCAGTCTCAATCTGTCGCAGTGCTCCTCCACCTCGTCCTCGTCGGCCTTCTCGGAGGGGAAGTAG